CGGTGGTTGTGGAGGAAAACAACAATGGTGGGTTGAAGGGGAAACTGAGACTGTGGCAATGGTTAAAGGAGAAACAACAACGATGGATCTGGGTTTTAGTCTTTAGCATCGGGAGAGAGAAAGAACGGCAGCGTCGTGGTGGTGGATCGGTGAGGAAACAGCAACGGCAGCTGCAGTTGTGGACGAGAGAAAAAGTGACAGTGTGGTTGGAACGATGAACGAAAACGGTGGCGGAACTGAGATAGAAGACGACGACGTGGGTCGTCGGTTTTTGGTGTCGGAGATGACGGCAGTGCGGAGACAGACGGCGAAACAGCAGCTGGACTACGTGAGCAACGACGGAGTCGACGGCGAATGGCGGCTAGTCGGAGTTGGGACAACAACGATGGTTGTGGAGACAAACAGTAACAGCAACGGCAAACAACGACTTCTTGATGTGGTGACGGAACTGAATGTCGGCGAAACTGGATAGAAGGCGACGATGTGGGTCGTCGGTTTCGGCTGCgagattgagagagagagatcttGGTGGTAGGTGGTGCTGCGACGGCTTTTTTGTGGGAGGGAAAGTTGAGAGGGAGAGAGTCAAAACTTTGGGAAAGAGATGAAGTGCTATGAGAGAAAAAGTGAGAAAATCTTggtcaaaataattgaaagattttgacctattttcctttttaaatgatttttcgattttttgattttttatttatgtaaatataaataaataaaaaggaaagtaaatgaaaattggTGAAATGAATAACAACGTGCGAAGTttgactaagcgtgggcacgcttaatGAAAACTTCAAATCTATTTTGGTGAAGCAAGCCAAACAGATTTGGATGCTCcattaagcgtgggcacgcttcgcaaaaatttaagaaaaaaaaaacactaaaactaaaatcaaacaaaagagaaaagaaaaggatagaaatttcatgggttgcctcccatGCAGCGCCTTTCTTTAACGTCTTTGGCTGGACAGAGAGAGGTGTATTTAGGCGAAGGTGGGCTCCATAAgttgaattttcttaattgttaGTGATTGAAAATCCTCGTAGAAAGGCTTGAGCCGATGTCCATTTACCTTGAACACCTTATGAGTTGTGGGACTCTTGATTTCGACTGCGCCATGAGGAAAAACATTACTAACAACAAAAGGTCCTATCCATCGAGAATGTAACTTATCCTGGAACAACTTGAGCTTAGAATGAAAGAGGAGAACTTTTTGCCCAACAATGAATTCTTTTCGAGAAATGGTGCGATCATGGAATGCTTTGGCTTTTTCCTTGTAGACTTTTGAATTCTCATAAGCATCATTCCTTAATTCCTCGAGTTCTTGTATTTGCAACTTTCTTTGCCTTCCCGCTTCATCCATTGCCAAATTAAATTGCTTGATCACCCAATATACCCTATGCTCAAGTTCGACAGGGAGGTGACAAGATTTACCATAAACCAAACGATATGGAGACATACCTATGAGGGTCTTGTATGTCGTACGATAAGCCCAAAGTGTGTCATCCAAGCGTGTACTCCTATCCTTTCGGTTAGGATTCACCATTTTCTCGAGTATGAATTTGATCTCTCGGTTGGAGATCTCCGGTTGGCCATTCGTTTGGGGGTGATAGGTGGTTAAGATTTGATGAGTGATATTGTATTTCTTGAACAATGCCTCGACCACCTTCTTGCAAAAATGTGTCCCTCGGTCGCTTATGATTGCTCTTGGGATACCAAacctagaaaaaatattagccTTGACAAATTCCACAACAGTTTTAGCATCATCGGCTCGAGTGGCCTTTGCTTGTACCCATTTAAACACATAATCTACTCCTAAAATGATGTAAGTCTTGCCAAAAGAAGATGAGAAGGGGCCCATAAAGTCGATTCCCCACACATCAAATACTTCACACACAAGTATCGGGGAAAGGGCATTTGATCTCGATGGCCAAGGTTTCCTactttttggcaattttcacaagatttaaaaaatagatatgcATATGTAAACATACTTGGCCAAAACAAACCGCATTCTAGTACTTTTCATGCTGTCCTTTCTGGTCCAAAATGACCTCCACATGCatataaatgacaaaactCAAGAATTGAGGGGATTTCAGTTTCAGGAACGCACCTCCGAATGATTTGATCCGAACAAAATTTCCACAAGTAAGGCTCATCCCACACATAGTGTTTGGCATCgcttttgattttatcttttcttgctCTAGTCAAATCTCATGGAAGAATGCCGATAACTAAGAAATTGACTATATCAGCGTACCATGGGGTGACTCCTTGAATGGTGTGAAGATGTTCGTCCGGGAACTCATCATTTAGAGGTGGTGGGTTTTCGTCAGTGACCAATCGGCTAAGATGGTCAGCTATGAGATTTTTCGCTTCTTTCATGTCTTTAATCGTCAGATCAAATTCTTGCAGCGGTAGTATCCATCTTATCAGTCATGGTTTTGCCTCTTTCTTTGACAACAGGTATCTCAATGCTGCATGATCAAAATACACAACAACTTTAGTTCCAAGTAAATAATGGCGAAATTTTTCTAAAGCAGAAACAACAACCAAAAGTTCTTTTCCATTGTGTAATTGCTTTGAGCGGTGTCCAACAACCGTGAGACATAGTATTTCACGTGGGGATCTTTTCCAATCTTTTGGCCTAGGACAGTCCCGATGGCGTGATTACTGGCGTCACACATTATCTCAAAAGGATGGTTCCAGTCAGGGTGACTAATCACTGGTGCTGATGTCAGGGAGTCCTTTAACCTGTCAAAGGCTTTCATACAAGCTTCATCAAACTCAAAAGTTACGTCTTTCTGCAACAGCGCACACAATGGTTGGGCGATTTTCGAGAAGTTGATAGAATCCTGCAT
This Sesamum indicum cultivar Zhongzhi No. 13 linkage group LG5, S_indicum_v1.0, whole genome shotgun sequence DNA region includes the following protein-coding sequences:
- the LOC110012031 gene encoding LOW QUALITY PROTEIN: uncharacterized protein LOC110012031 (The sequence of the model RefSeq protein was modified relative to this genomic sequence to represent the inferred CDS: inserted 3 bases in 2 codons) encodes the protein MEQRKKNATGINKVVAVIEIKEETNKMIDEKAIAQVLKSELHKILGGFKPQTLALTNGNYVVYSEPKNFNEAIKTKEWVDVMNNEIKALEDNQTWEINVLPKEKRAIGCKRVYKLKLKQDGTIDKYKARLVAKGYNQIEGVDYLDSFSAVAKAVTIRTLLAVVAKHHWHLQQLDINNAFLHGFFDEEIYMLPPKGYSIPKDHVCKLKKSLYGLKQASRKWNQEFTLQLEKYGFNQSKLDIVYLLNKLKKDFKIIHPTPIKFYCDNQAALYITAIPVFHERTKHIEIDCHLIMLSGTPPVTYGRGRGHGHGLPLLPISSDASQVGESVLRPPTPPDTTAPSPTLFDCRFHESINAVVTGTHSPPVAMFEAGWGCNTRNVNVVTEIEKKIEGHNVSSRGIEVDRSKIDVIKALPYPASVGEIHSFLGHAGFYXNFSKIAQPLCALLQKDVTFEFDEACMKAFDRLKDSLTSAPVISHPDWNHPFEIMCDASNHAIGTVLGQKIGKDPHVKYYVSRLLDTAQSNYTMEKNFWLFDAKHYVWDEPYLWKFCSDQIIRRCVPETETCENCQKVGNLGHRDQMPXSPILVCEVFDVWGIDFMGPFSSSFGKTYIILGVDYVFKWVQAKATRADDAKTVVEFVKANIFSRFGIPRAIISDRGTHFCKKVVEALFKKYNITHQILTTYHPQTNGQPEISNREIKFILEKMVNPNRKDRSTRLDDTLWAYRTTYKTLIGMSPYRLVYGKSCHLPVELEHRVYWVIKQFNLAMDEAGRQRKLQIQELEELRNDAYENSKVYKEKAKAFHDRTISRKEFIVGQKVLLFHSKLKLFQDKLHSRWIGPFVVSNVFPHGAVEIKSPTTHKVFKVNGHRLKPFYEDFQSLTIKKIQLMEPTFA